The sequence TTTAAATCCCAAAATCTTAACGACATTGTTACTAATTTATACCCACTTCTAGAGGCAGATACTTTTACGCAAAACAAAAAAATCCGTTTTATTCCCGGTGAAATTCCCAATTTGGATCTTGACGGAAGAGAAATCTGTCAACTGTTACTGAATTTAACACGCAATGGACTTGAAGCAATGGGGGTGGGTGGTTCTCTAACTATTAAAACTTATGTAGAGGACAGTACGGTAGTGCTTTCAATTAAAGATGAGGGGTCTGGCATTCAACCAGAAAACCTCAAGAAATTAGGAATCCCCTTCTATACAACTAAAGACAGTGGGACTGGGTTGGGTCTACCAACTTGCTTTAGAATTGCAGAATCTCATAAAGCTAAGCTAAAGATATTCTCTAGTTCCGGTGGGACAACTATCTGTACACTTTTCCCCATTCCGGATGAATGATCGAAAACAGGTTCTCAAACTCTATGTCAATAGTTCCAAAAATCATCGTCCTGATAAAAGATTTCACAAAATCACTCATTACCATTATAAACAATTGAAGGCTTCCTCCCAAATATCCTTTCTCGAATTACTTCTGAGAAAGGATATCTTTTATTCTGAGATGGTTAATATTCAGTATAGAACTGGGGGCGGTTTTCAGAATAAATCAATTTATAATAACGCTTGAAGAGGATGGAAGATTTGTTGTTAATTAAAGGATTTTGGCTGTTGAAGGAGAATAATGTCAAGATCCTTGAAAGGAGGGGTGTTTATAAAACTTGACATTCTAACCCTTGCTTTTATCCTCAGTTTGACATTGGTCACCCAGGTTAGCGCTCTTTTTCTCCAATATAGAGTGAATAAAACCTACAGTGGAATTGGATGTTGGCTGCTGGGTTCTAGTTTAATGGCACTGGGATTTATCTTTATGCCCCTGTTAACCGTAAAATCCCTCGAAATGCTTGCCAGGATCGCTAACCCACTGGTGATTTTAGGGCATATCTTCTTATATATCGGCATTTTACAGTTCCTAAATAAGAAATTGAATCAATGGATACCAATTTCGATTTTTTTATTTTTTACTCTTTCCTATTATAATTACATGTATTTCAATAATGATATTTCTTCACGTACAGTTGTCGTACAAGCTACGATAGCTATTATTTCATTTATGATCTCATACCAGCTTTTCTTCAAAAATGACAGACTTATCTCTTGCTCAGCCAACTTTACCGCCACTGTTTTTCTCGTATATGGATGTTTTTCAACATTACGTACCTTTTTGGCAATTATGTTACCTCCTATGCGCTCATATAGTGACCAAGCGGCGACTCTTATCGTTGGATTTATTGTTCCAATCATCACAAGTGCTTTATGGACATTTGGGTTGATTATCATGGTAAATCAGAGGCTAAATAATGAAAATCAAGTAGAAAAAGAAAAGTTGCAATTGGTCTTTAACACAAGTCCAGATGCCGAATTGATAACGCGATTGAATGATGGCTTATTTGTTGACGTCAATACTGGATTTTCAGTATTAAGTGGCTACACTCGTGCCGAGGTCATAGGAACTGCTACATTAAAAATAATCTGGCATAATATCGCGGATCAAAAGTCTTTCACAACTAAGTTGAATGATCGAGGAATTTGTGTAAACGAGGAATTTCTTTTCCAACGTAAAGATGGAAGTCAGTTTGTGGGAATGATCTCAGGCAGGATCATTGAGATTAACACAGTACCCCATATTATTAGTGTGATTCGTGACATTACAGAGCGCAAGCTGGCAGAGCAGCAAATACAAAAGCTGGTTCAACAGCTTGAAATCGAGAAGAATACCGCTCAGCTCAATTCGATTACTGACAGTCTGACAGGTTTGGCGAATCGTAGATATTTTGATGAGGCTCTCAGAACAGAGTTTTACAGGATGAAGCGATCTGGGTCAACTTTGTCGCTAATCATGCTAGATGTAGATTATTTTAAAAAATTCAATGACCGCTATGGCCATTTAGCCGGAGATGAGTGCTTGCGGCTGGTTGGAACTACATTAAGAACGATTGTTGGGCGAGCGCCTGACATTGTTGCACGATATGGAGGAGAAGAGTTTGTTGTTATACTGCCCGAGACAGACAAAAATGGGGCTAAATCTTTGGGAGAGCGAATCCGGAAAGCAGTTGAAGAGCTTGCTATTCCACACGCTGCATCCGACATTGCTGAATGTGTTACGGTTAGCCTCGGGGTTGTAACCGTTTACACGAACCGTTTAGCATCACCAGAGAAAGTTGTGTCACTAGCTGATGAAGCACTTTATTGTGCCAAAAAAGGAGGACGTAACCAGATCGCGGTTGCACCTCAACTTGTTACAAAGGTGCTATCAGATTGAAATCTTCTGTCAATCAAGTGTCAATTCAAAATACTAGATAACATTTTAAAAACTAGACCTGATTCTTCTGATGTCAGAATTATCTGATAAAAAACTGATTATATAAGAGTCTCTAAGACGTCATCAGAATCACTATACAAGGTGATTAACGATATTCTTGATTATCGGGAGGCAAATCCTTAACCCAAACCGAGATAGGTTTTGGCGTCTGCTATTGAAAAGCCCCAAACTTAACTCAATTCTTCGTTTTTATCAATCCGAAAGCCACTTGGTATTGAAGTGCTTTTTATCTTTATACGGGTACCGAATTTGGGTGAATCCCAAGGATCTAGCTTTATGGGCATTTTCTCTAGCATCGAGGTATTTTTCGTAGATCGCTTGAATGGACTGACTGTGGATTGGGTATTGACCTTTTGTTGCCAAATGCAACATCCTGTTGAAGTTTCACTTTAAGTAATTCACTTGAAATGGATGTTTTTACGATTTTTACATTTTTAACCTCTGAATTTATTTTTATATAGAGTGAAACAATAAGAGTTGCGAGTATAAAAATTTTAAGGAGAGGTTTAAATGGAAAAAATTATATCATTGATTATTGGATTACTAGGTTTTACTCGTAAAGTAGGTAAAATGAAAGATTCAATGGTTATTTCGATGCTAGGTGGGTTAGTTGGAGTAATTTCCATGGATATGATAAACATATTATTATTTATCACTAAAAAATCGGAAAATACCTTAGCTCATGTAGGCGGATCAATGTTTGTACACAAAATAAGAGTTAATCAACCGAAAAATGAATTACTAGGACAGATTTGGCATATGCTCACGGGTATTGGGCTGGGTATCCCCATTATGTACTGTTTAAAAGCCACAGGTATAAATTATCACCGTATGAAAGGAGCTTTCATAGGTGCAATGAGTTGGGGGTTAGTTTATGGATTAGGTGGTAAAATACAGTTATATTCAGCAAAACCACGGTTAACTAAAACACATTTTAGTTACTTATTAACGGATATTGTTTATGGATTATTTACTGCTGAAGCTATAAAAATCCTTTCTGACCCAGAAGTGTTTGAAGATAATGATATCGTTTTAGAACATCCGTCAAGTGAAATAGGCCTTGTGGCAAAATAATAATTAATCAGAAAGGCATTTCCTGTCAAAGGAATCCTTTCTGACTCAGAATTTAAAGTTGGATACTCAACTACCATGGAGGTAGTTTGCATGTGTATAGCCTTTCTACTGAATGCGTATAATTTACTAAAGATAAATGTTGCAAAAAGGGGTTATATGATGACCGAAGAC comes from Desulfosporosinus meridiei DSM 13257 and encodes:
- a CDS encoding sensor domain-containing diguanylate cyclase; the encoded protein is MSRSLKGGVFIKLDILTLAFILSLTLVTQVSALFLQYRVNKTYSGIGCWLLGSSLMALGFIFMPLLTVKSLEMLARIANPLVILGHIFLYIGILQFLNKKLNQWIPISIFLFFTLSYYNYMYFNNDISSRTVVVQATIAIISFMISYQLFFKNDRLISCSANFTATVFLVYGCFSTLRTFLAIMLPPMRSYSDQAATLIVGFIVPIITSALWTFGLIIMVNQRLNNENQVEKEKLQLVFNTSPDAELITRLNDGLFVDVNTGFSVLSGYTRAEVIGTATLKIIWHNIADQKSFTTKLNDRGICVNEEFLFQRKDGSQFVGMISGRIIEINTVPHIISVIRDITERKLAEQQIQKLVQQLEIEKNTAQLNSITDSLTGLANRRYFDEALRTEFYRMKRSGSTLSLIMLDVDYFKKFNDRYGHLAGDECLRLVGTTLRTIVGRAPDIVARYGGEEFVVILPETDKNGAKSLGERIRKAVEELAIPHAASDIAECVTVSLGVVTVYTNRLASPEKVVSLADEALYCAKKGGRNQIAVAPQLVTKVLSD